In Amyelois transitella isolate CPQ chromosome 26, ilAmyTran1.1, whole genome shotgun sequence, the following proteins share a genomic window:
- the LOC106132008 gene encoding serine protease inhibitor 77Ba, producing the protein MRATVVNLLFFTLSMCYGQGNLPLQVPTPPPSLHIGLTERIGNFSVELLYHTAKLQEMKQNLVISPITVWTVLAVIAEGASEGTARQINHAIRIKTRSREAVRHDFNEMAKWLQVKTKAVQLAKINAIFVNIDSLPRADFSQLAKSYYDTDVVPLNFNDSVTSANSINNAIANVTHGRISKIVDSSYFQNTQMILTSAVYFKGEWTFPFNTTSTFKMPFYSSAGVKTGEVNMMYNRQNYPFANVQELQARVIEIPYGTYNRLSMLIMLPHPDVSLETMFYNFQKVTLDKVFEELRISKEEFGDDEVDCLIPRFKIETNLDLTDILKKYFYIQDLFDESRARLPRMADWPVYVSKIVHKAEIEVTEEGTTASGVTVAEFSNRIGVIRFEANRPFTYVIIEKATNSIVFGGVYQQPSLF; encoded by the coding sequence atgcgTGCAACCGTGgtaaatttgttgttttttacacTATCCATGTGCTATGGGCAAGGTAATCTGCCTTTGCAAGTTCCGACGCCTCCACCCAGCCTTCATATTGGATTGACCGAAAGAATAGGCAATTTTTCCGTTGAATTATTATATCACACGGCTAAACTGCAAGAAATGAAACAGAACTTGGTAATATCACCTATAACTGTATGGACAGTCCTGGCTGTAATAGCGGAAGGAGCTTCAGAAGGTACAGCAAGGCAGATAAATCACgcaataagaataaaaacaagGAGCAGGGAAGCTGTACGGCACGATTTCAATGAAATGGCAAAGTGGCTTCAGGTTAAAACCAAAGCAGTCCAACTTGCGAAAATTAACgctatttttgttaatattgaCTCACTCCCTAGAGCAGACTTCAGTCAATTAGCAAAAAGCTACTATGATACCGATGTTGTGCCATTAAACTTTAATGATTCAGTCACTTCTGCAAATTCTATAAACAATGCCATAGCTAATGTCACCCACGGAAGGATATCAAAGATAGTAGACAGCAGTTACTTCCAGAATACTCAAATGATCCTCACCAGTGCTGTATACTTCAAGGGAGAGTGGACATTTCCTTTTAACACTACATCAACGTTCAAAATGCCATTCTACAGCAGTGCAGGTGTAAAAACAGGAGAAGTGAACATGATGTATAATCGCCAAAATTATCCATTTGCGAATGTTCAAGAATTGCAAGCAAGAGTCATAGAAATTCCGTATGGTACATACAACCGGCTGTCAATGCTTATAATGCTGCCACACCCCGATGTTTCTTTAGAaacaatgttttataatttccaAAAAGTGACACTGGACAAAGTTTTTGAAGAACTAAGGATTTCCAAGGAAGAATTTGGGGATGACGAAGTGGATTGTCTAATTCCTAGATTTAAGATAGAAACTAACTTAGATCTGActgatattttgaaaaaatatttttacattcaaGATCTGTTTGATGAAAGCAGGGCAAGGCTCCCCCGTATGGCTGATTGGCCAGTTTACGTTTCCAAAATTGTACATAAAGCTGAAATTGAGGTTACGGAAGAGGGTACAACTGCCTCTGGAGTTACGGTTGCTGAATTTAGTAACCGCATTGGGGTTATACGGTTTGAAGCCAACAGGCCTTTTACGTATGTGATTATAGAAAAGGCCACAAATTCTATTGTTTTTGGTGGAGTTTATCAACAACcatctttgttttaa